The Chryseolinea soli nucleotide sequence AAATTCACTCAGGGCGGTCAGGTCGCTCACCGGCGCGTCCTTGATGTGCATTTTTTCCCGCTCCACCAACACGTGAAGGTTCTCGCGCGTCGTGGTGGTGTCGGTTCCCATCAAGCCTCTGAACACCGTTTTCCATTCGGGTGTTAAACCTCTCCACCAGCGGTTCAGGTGGATCGTCTTATACACCATGAGACAGCGTGGATTCTTTTCAAAAAATTCCTGCGCGATGATATCGTGTACCATCGTATTGTCGGTGTATAACTTTTCGAGGTTGGTCAAACCAAAAAGCGGATCGATCTTTTCGATCTTGCTTTTGTCGGCTACCAATATTTTCAGCTTCGAAAAATTGCCGATGGGCGAAAGATCCGTCACTTCCGTTTCGCTGATGTCGAGGTAGCGAACCTCCTTGTGATTCTGTAGCGGAGAAAGATCGCGGATGCCGGTGTGCGCGGCGATGATCACTTTGAGCCTTCTCATCTTACGAAGCGGCTCCAGGTCGAGGATCTCCACATTGCCGCGGAAATTTATAGAGTCGACGACGTCCAATTTGGCGAGTTCTTCTTTGGCGGGTGTCGGGCCAAACTTCATCGTCTTGCTCACCACTTCTTTCCACGCACCGGGCAGGGCATCCCACCAGGTCTTGAGATCGTGTGAGTCGAATACGATCAGCACGCGCGGATGGGCGGCAATAAAAGCGTCGGCGGTTTCGCGACGGATGGCCGCATGGTCGGCATAGATCCTTTGGAGATGTGTCGATTTCTGCAGCGGCTGAAGATCGGTCACTTGTGTGGCATTCAACGAAAGCACCTGCAGGGCATCCAGTCCACTCAAGGGAGCAATGTTCTGCAGCGCTGTGCTGTCGACATCCAAATTCACCAACCCCTTCATGTCCTTCAGGGGAGACAGATCTCTGATGGCCGTGCGCGAAAGGTCGAGCGTGGTGAGCTTGGTCAGGGGTTGCAGCGCTGTGAGGTCAGCGATCTTTGTGGTTTCGACGTTCAGGGTGAGCAACTCCGTGTTGTTTTGCAGGAACGTAAAATCGGTCACCGGCGTGTAGCTCAGATCCAACTGTTGCAACAGGGGCATTCTTTCCAACACACTGATGTCGTCAATGAACGTATGACTGGCATTCAGTTTCACCAACCGGTTGGAATATTTCAGGGGTGTCAGGTCATGCACCGTTGTAAAGGACGCGTCCAACTCCTGCAAGTCGGTGAGGGAGCGAATGGGGTTCAGGTCACTGATGGCCGTATGCGAGAGATTCAATTTTTTGAGGTTCGTAAACTCCGTGAGCGGCTCCAGGTTTTGGATGTACGTGTTGTTGCTCAGGTCAAGGCGCTCGATGGCCATGATCTTTTTGATGACGGGGTAGGTGGCACTATCGGACACATTGCCGGCGCGCAAAAGAATTTCCTGCCACTCGTACGACAAGTCGGTCCACCATTGTTCGATGGCTCCTTTCTCGTCGATCAGGTTGGTATAAATACTGACGATGCGGAGGTCGCGGTCTTGCGGATCGTAGTTGATCTCCATATACCGCGGCACGGTGTTGTTCACCGGCAGGCCTTCCGAGTTGGTCCCTTTCAGGTTGCGCCGGAGCGACACCTTATAAAAAGTCTTCCCGTCGGCCATCGTTCCGCTTTTGATGCCTTCGATAATAAACTCAAAGTGGACGTCGGTGAAGAAAAAGTCCACATCTTTCAGGTAGGCCACCACATCTTTGTTGGTGATCGTCTTGCGCTCGGTGTCCAGGTCGTCCTCCACTTGCACTTTGCCGTCGCGGAAAACTTTCGAGTAGCTTTCGCGCACGAGCACTTCCTTGTCGCGGGCGGAAGTGCCGCTGCTGCCCAGGGTGTTTAGCATGTACTCGAGGAACGCCACCATATCGCGCACCTTCTTTTCGTCATCGGCCGCGCTGGAGGGCGCTGCCGCGACGGTCTCCTCGGGTTGGACTGGGGTGGCCGTTTTTTGCACAGGCTTCTGCGTTTGCTTTTGGGGAGCCTGTTTTTTCGGCGCTTGTTTTTGGGTAGTCGTTTTTTTCGCAGGCTTCTTCGTTTTCGATTGCTGCGCAAACGTTCCTGCCGCCAGCAGGCAAAGTAAAAAAAGAAGGGGCCAGCGCGATCTACTTCGTTTCATAGTACAAATACTTTCGTAAGGCGTCCATATCGGCGAGGGTGTTCAACTTGGCCAGGTTGGAGATGAGCCAACCCGTGTTGTAGCCGGGGCGGTTAAATTGCGCCAGCTC carries:
- a CDS encoding leucine-rich repeat domain-containing protein; protein product: MKRSRSRWPLLFLLCLLAAGTFAQQSKTKKPAKKTTTQKQAPKKQAPQKQTQKPVQKTATPVQPEETVAAAPSSAADDEKKVRDMVAFLEYMLNTLGSSGTSARDKEVLVRESYSKVFRDGKVQVEDDLDTERKTITNKDVVAYLKDVDFFFTDVHFEFIIEGIKSGTMADGKTFYKVSLRRNLKGTNSEGLPVNNTVPRYMEINYDPQDRDLRIVSIYTNLIDEKGAIEQWWTDLSYEWQEILLRAGNVSDSATYPVIKKIMAIERLDLSNNTYIQNLEPLTEFTNLKKLNLSHTAISDLNPIRSLTDLQELDASFTTVHDLTPLKYSNRLVKLNASHTFIDDISVLERMPLLQQLDLSYTPVTDFTFLQNNTELLTLNVETTKIADLTALQPLTKLTTLDLSRTAIRDLSPLKDMKGLVNLDVDSTALQNIAPLSGLDALQVLSLNATQVTDLQPLQKSTHLQRIYADHAAIRRETADAFIAAHPRVLIVFDSHDLKTWWDALPGAWKEVVSKTMKFGPTPAKEELAKLDVVDSINFRGNVEILDLEPLRKMRRLKVIIAAHTGIRDLSPLQNHKEVRYLDISETEVTDLSPIGNFSKLKILVADKSKIEKIDPLFGLTNLEKLYTDNTMVHDIIAQEFFEKNPRCLMVYKTIHLNRWWRGLTPEWKTVFRGLMGTDTTTTRENLHVLVEREKMHIKDAPVSDLTALSEFVRPKELHFSGTGISDVTPLANFKMLTSLRITNGPLQQIETLNQLTNLEDLDISNTPIAEIKPLEALTNLKTFNAAGTQIKRLDPLKNLLNLTELDCSNTNVGKLDPVDALPLKTLKCYNTKVSSRAIENFKQAHPECNVIYYR